One region of Bacteroidota bacterium genomic DNA includes:
- the rdgB gene encoding RdgB/HAM1 family non-canonical purine NTP pyrophosphatase has product MKLTRLLIASNNLHKIKEISDILAPLQIEILSLKDFPNFPEVEETGSTLEENSLLKAKTIFEKFNVATLADDTGLFVDALNGQPGVYSARYAGENATYKDNCDKLLLNLKDVDGINRTAKFESVQCLYINETEHYFFKGIVEGKIIKQAKGDNGFGYDPLFIPKGFAKTYAEMGDEKKNDISHRALALKKFKKFLSREH; this is encoded by the coding sequence ATGAAACTTACCAGGCTTTTAATAGCATCAAATAATCTTCACAAGATAAAAGAAATTTCTGATATACTTGCACCATTACAAATAGAAATTCTATCCTTGAAAGATTTTCCAAACTTCCCCGAGGTTGAAGAAACAGGCTCAACTCTTGAAGAAAACTCTTTGCTTAAGGCAAAAACTATTTTTGAAAAATTCAATGTTGCTACTCTTGCCGATGATACAGGATTATTTGTTGATGCATTGAATGGTCAACCCGGAGTTTACTCTGCAAGATACGCAGGAGAAAATGCAACTTACAAAGATAATTGTGATAAACTTTTACTTAATTTGAAAGATGTCGACGGTATAAACCGCACTGCTAAATTTGAATCAGTTCAATGTCTTTATATAAATGAAACTGAGCATTATTTTTTTAAAGGAATTGTTGAAGGTAAAATAATAAAGCAGGCAAAAGGAGATAACGGCTTCGGCTATGATCCACTCTTCATTCCAAAAGGATTTGCAAAGACTTATGCTGAAATGGGAGATGAAAAGAAAAATGATATATCACACAGAGCACTTGCGTTAAAGAAATTCAAGAAATTTTTATCCAGAGAACATTAA
- a CDS encoding ABC transporter ATP-binding protein yields the protein MAETKTKNEEQLHKGLDSYLLKRLIAYFKPYTRYIVLAVVLTITVSALAAVRPRLTPIAIDDKIAHKDLPGLQTIMLILFGTLIVQGIIQYGMTYLTSWIGQNIIMDLRMKIFEHLQNLHLKFYDNNPVGRLITRVTSDVEVLFDVFSSGLVTAFGDIFTLFWILYFMFTLDWRLALVTLSILPILIYATFIFRRKIRVSYSRIRILISKLNSYLQEHITGISIVHVFAKEKRTVDEFEEINQEHTRENKRSIFYYAIFFPIVELFLAVSSGLIIWYGGGEVLQGAVSLGVLITFIQYSEMFFRPIRDLSEKYNILQTAMASSERIFTLLDEKPAIVDGKDSVHIEKLKGNIEFKNVWFAYNNEDYVLKDISFNIKEGEKVAFVGATGSGKTTIINLISKFYQINKGEITIDGININNLKQRDLRRNISVVLQDVFLFSGDIRKNITLGNKDITDEAINNAIDQTGLRYFINSLPDGMYHKVNERGSTFSTGQRQLISFARALAYDPKILILDEATSNIDTTTEILIQEAIKKLIEGRTSIVIAHRLSTIQNCDKIIVMHKGEIKEMGSHQELLDKKGLYHKLYQLQYKEDITA from the coding sequence TTGGCAGAAACTAAAACTAAAAACGAAGAACAGCTCCACAAAGGACTCGATTCATATTTACTGAAACGCCTCATTGCGTACTTCAAGCCGTACACACGTTACATTGTGCTGGCTGTTGTTCTTACTATTACAGTCTCTGCGCTTGCTGCAGTTAGACCGAGACTGACTCCTATTGCTATAGATGATAAGATTGCTCACAAGGATTTACCCGGATTGCAAACTATCATGCTTATTCTATTCGGGACATTAATCGTGCAGGGCATAATTCAATACGGAATGACTTACCTTACCAGCTGGATTGGTCAGAATATCATCATGGATTTACGGATGAAAATATTTGAGCATCTTCAGAACCTTCATTTGAAATTTTACGACAACAATCCCGTAGGAAGATTAATTACAAGAGTTACATCTGATGTGGAAGTTTTGTTTGATGTTTTTTCATCGGGACTTGTAACAGCTTTCGGAGATATATTTACTCTGTTCTGGATTTTATATTTTATGTTTACGCTTGACTGGAGACTGGCATTAGTTACGCTTTCAATTCTTCCTATATTAATTTACGCCACATTTATTTTCAGAAGGAAAATCCGTGTATCTTATTCAAGAATAAGAATTTTAATTTCTAAACTGAATTCATATTTACAGGAACATATAACCGGAATTTCAATCGTACACGTTTTTGCAAAAGAGAAAAGAACAGTAGATGAGTTTGAAGAAATAAATCAGGAACATACAAGAGAAAACAAGAGAAGCATTTTTTACTATGCTATCTTCTTCCCTATTGTTGAATTATTTCTTGCAGTATCATCGGGATTAATAATCTGGTACGGCGGCGGAGAAGTTTTACAAGGAGCAGTTTCGCTTGGTGTTCTTATAACATTTATTCAGTATTCTGAAATGTTCTTCCGTCCTATAAGAGACTTATCCGAAAAGTATAATATTCTTCAGACTGCTATGGCATCCAGCGAGCGCATCTTTACTTTACTTGATGAGAAGCCTGCAATTGTTGACGGTAAGGATTCAGTTCATATTGAAAAGCTGAAAGGAAATATTGAATTTAAAAATGTATGGTTTGCATATAACAATGAAGATTATGTACTGAAAGATATTTCATTCAATATTAAGGAAGGTGAGAAAGTTGCATTTGTTGGGGCAACGGGTTCAGGCAAGACGACAATCATAAATTTGATTTCAAAGTTCTATCAGATTAATAAAGGTGAGATAACTATAGACGGAATTAACATTAACAATTTAAAGCAAAGAGATTTAAGAAGAAACATCTCAGTAGTATTGCAGGATGTATTTTTATTTTCGGGTGATATAAGAAAAAATATTACTCTCGGAAACAAAGATATTACCGATGAAGCAATTAACAACGCTATTGACCAAACAGGATTAAGATACTTTATTAATTCGCTGCCGGACGGAATGTATCACAAAGTGAATGAGCGAGGTTCAACTTTCTCAACAGGTCAGAGACAGCTTATTTCATTTGCAAGAGCGCTGGCATACGATCCGAAGATTTTAATTCTCGACGAGGCGACATCTAATATAGATACTACTACAGAAATTCTTATTCAGGAAGCAATAAAGAAACTCATCGAAGGCAGGACTTCAATAGTTATTGCCCACAGACTTTCGACAATTCAGAACTGTGATAAGATTATTGTAATGCATAAGGGTGAAATAAAAGAAATGGGTTCACATCAGGAGTTGCTTGATAAGAAAGGTTTGTATCACAAACTTTATCAGTTGCAATACAAAGAAGATATTACAGCTTAA